The following are encoded in a window of Solidesulfovibrio magneticus RS-1 genomic DNA:
- a CDS encoding response regulator, giving the protein MDAPRADRSDDARYWRLFFEQSAMGILVGDATGRILETNPMALALLGYDRDRLVGASMADIVHPDDQAAAPLRANHRAALDGRPRHMDRRYRRADGTYLPVAVSFGLLDRQAGTIQVMFRDISARQGLEKQRADALAKAEAAEAIKSAFLAHMSHELRTPLNGIMGMLQLAQSACPGPEVADYLDTAMESARGLLRILSDLLEVTNIQGGRVRLAEEDFDLDAVIAPVAASLAYEAHIKGLQFVQRVAPDVPRHLRGDAARLRQILFALAGNAVKFTAEGQVVLSVETVPASEPLQLRFGLSDTGIGIPRERLPGLFEPFAQARPHGGGIFGGAGLGLCIAKGLAEEMGGEIMLASEVGRGTEVRVTLPFALPEAAPARPIREPASLAGKRVLVAEDEAVNRLTIRVMLQKLGCRPQLVENGRQALTALAEGTFDCVLMDMRMPELDGLSAVRAMRRGEAGPAARTMPVVALTAHALAEDRCAALEAGVDAYLVKPVDMAELGRALGQAMAGSRAVDAAG; this is encoded by the coding sequence ATGGACGCGCCCCGCGCCGACAGGTCGGACGATGCGCGATACTGGCGGCTTTTCTTCGAACAATCGGCCATGGGCATCCTGGTCGGCGACGCGACCGGCCGCATCCTTGAGACCAACCCCATGGCCCTTGCCCTGCTCGGTTATGACCGGGACAGACTGGTTGGGGCCAGCATGGCCGATATTGTGCATCCAGACGACCAGGCCGCAGCCCCCCTGCGCGCCAACCACCGAGCGGCCCTGGACGGCCGGCCGCGCCACATGGACCGGCGCTACCGCCGGGCCGACGGCACGTATCTGCCCGTGGCCGTGTCCTTCGGGCTGCTGGACAGACAGGCCGGCACGATCCAGGTGATGTTTCGCGATATTTCCGCCCGCCAGGGCCTGGAAAAACAGCGGGCCGACGCCCTGGCCAAGGCCGAGGCGGCCGAAGCCATCAAATCCGCCTTCCTGGCCCACATGAGCCATGAACTGCGCACGCCCTTAAACGGCATCATGGGGATGTTGCAGCTGGCCCAATCGGCTTGTCCCGGCCCGGAGGTGGCCGACTACCTGGATACGGCCATGGAATCGGCCCGGGGGCTTTTGCGGATTCTCTCCGACCTTTTGGAGGTGACGAACATCCAGGGCGGTCGGGTGCGTCTGGCCGAAGAGGATTTCGACCTCGACGCGGTCATCGCCCCGGTGGCCGCCTCCCTGGCCTATGAAGCCCACATCAAGGGCTTGCAGTTCGTGCAGCGGGTGGCTCCGGACGTGCCACGGCATCTTCGCGGCGACGCGGCCCGGCTGCGCCAGATTCTTTTCGCCCTGGCCGGCAACGCGGTCAAATTCACTGCCGAGGGCCAAGTGGTCCTGTCCGTGGAAACCGTGCCCGCCAGCGAACCGCTGCAGCTGCGTTTTGGCCTCTCCGACACCGGTATCGGCATCCCCCGGGAGCGGTTGCCGGGGCTGTTCGAACCCTTTGCCCAGGCCCGGCCCCACGGGGGCGGGATTTTTGGCGGGGCCGGACTGGGGCTTTGCATCGCCAAGGGCCTGGCCGAGGAAATGGGCGGGGAGATCATGCTGGCCAGCGAAGTGGGCCGGGGCACCGAGGTGCGTGTCACCCTGCCTTTTGCCTTGCCCGAGGCGGCGCCGGCGCGCCCGATCCGCGAGCCAGCCTCCTTGGCCGGCAAGCGGGTGCTGGTGGCCGAGGACGAGGCCGTCAACCGCCTGACCATCCGGGTGATGCTGCAAAAGTTGGGCTGCCGGCCCCAACTGGTCGAAAACGGCCGCCAAGCGCTCACGGCCCTGGCCGAGGGCACGTTTGATTGCGTGCTCATGGACATGCGCATGCCCGAGCTGGACGGGCTTTCGGCTGTGCGGGCCATGCGGCGAGGCGAGGCCGGGCCGGCCGCCCGGACCATGCCCGTGGTGGCCCTGACCGCCCACGCACTGGCCGAGGACCGTTGCGCCGCCCTGGAGGCGGGCGTGGACGCC